The Mycobacterium paragordonae genome includes a region encoding these proteins:
- a CDS encoding pyruvate carboxylase has product MITKVLVANRGEIAIRAFRAAYELGIRTVAVYPEEDRNSAHRAKADESYQIGVAGHPVRAYLDVAEIVSTAQACGADAIYPGYGFLSENPELAGACAAAGITFVGPSVPVLELTGNKARAVAAAREAGLPVLASSAPSSSVEELVEAAASMQFPVFVKAVAGGGGRGMRRVADARDLPEAIDAAAREAESAFGDPTVFLEQAVLNPRHIEVQILADTQGEVIHLYERDCSVQRRHQKVIEIAPAPNLNPALREKICSDAVTFARHIGYTCAGTVEFLLDERGNHVFIEMNPRIQVEHTVTEEITDVDLVSSQLRIAAGQSLGDLGLAQESIAVHGAAVQCRITTEDPVNGFRPDTGRISAYRTPGGAGIRLDDGTHLGADVSPHFDSMLVKLTCRGADFPAAVRRARRAVAEFRIRGVTTNTPFLQAVLDDPDFVAGRATTSFIDERPQLLTGYTSADRGTKILDYLADVTVNQPHGPRPSTVYPHDKLPGLDLSAPPAPGSKQRLTALGPDGFAQWLRESKAVGVTDTTFRDAHQSLLATRIRTTGLVKVAPYIARLTPQLLSVECWGGATYDVALRFLKEDPWQRLAELREAIPNICLQMLLRGRNTVGYTPYPEIVTAAFVDEATRTGIDIFRIFDALNNVDSMRPAIDAVRETGTAVAEVTMSYTGDLSDPRENLYTLDYYLKLAEQIVTAGAHVLAIKDMAGLLRAPAATTLVSALKSRFDLPVHVHTHDTPGGQLATYLAAWQAGADAVDGAAAPMAGTTSQPALSSIVAAAAHSRYDTGLSLTAVCDLEPYWEALRKVYAPFESGLPAPTGRVYHHEIPGGQLSNLRQQAVALGLGDRFEDIENAYAGADSILGHLVKVTPSSKVVGDLALALVGAGVTAQEFAADPARFDVPDSVVGFLRGELGDPPGGWPEPLRTRALRGRGPAKSERSLSAADESVLRTPGPARRAALNRLLFPGPTGELQAHREKYGDTSRLSANQFFYGLRYGEEHRVKLERGVELLIGLEAVSEPDERGMRTVMCIINGQLRPVLVRDRSMAAEVPTAEKADRADPGHISAPFAGVVTVTVAVDDEVEDGQTIGTIEAMKMEAAVTAPRAGKVTRVAVSGTAQVEGGDLLVVLGA; this is encoded by the coding sequence GTGATCACCAAGGTTCTGGTCGCCAACCGGGGCGAGATCGCCATTCGGGCGTTCCGTGCGGCCTACGAGTTGGGGATCCGCACGGTCGCGGTCTATCCCGAGGAGGACCGTAACTCCGCGCACCGTGCCAAGGCCGACGAGTCCTACCAGATCGGCGTGGCGGGCCATCCCGTGCGCGCCTATCTCGACGTCGCGGAGATCGTGTCGACAGCCCAAGCCTGCGGCGCGGACGCAATCTATCCCGGATACGGATTCCTCTCGGAGAACCCGGAACTGGCGGGAGCCTGCGCAGCAGCCGGAATCACCTTCGTCGGTCCGTCTGTCCCCGTCCTCGAACTGACCGGCAACAAGGCGCGCGCGGTCGCCGCGGCACGCGAGGCAGGTCTGCCCGTCTTGGCGTCCTCAGCGCCATCATCGTCGGTCGAGGAGCTGGTCGAGGCCGCCGCGTCCATGCAGTTCCCGGTGTTCGTCAAGGCGGTCGCCGGCGGCGGTGGCCGGGGCATGCGCCGGGTGGCCGATGCCAGGGACCTGCCCGAAGCGATCGATGCCGCAGCGCGAGAGGCGGAGTCGGCGTTCGGCGACCCGACGGTGTTTCTCGAGCAGGCCGTGCTCAACCCGCGCCACATCGAGGTGCAGATTCTGGCCGACACCCAGGGCGAAGTGATCCACCTCTACGAGCGGGACTGCAGTGTGCAGCGCCGTCACCAGAAGGTCATCGAGATCGCCCCGGCGCCGAACCTGAATCCCGCCCTGCGCGAGAAGATCTGCTCGGACGCGGTGACCTTTGCCCGGCACATCGGCTACACCTGCGCCGGTACCGTCGAGTTCCTGCTCGACGAGCGTGGCAATCACGTGTTCATCGAGATGAACCCACGGATCCAGGTGGAGCACACGGTGACCGAGGAGATCACCGATGTGGACCTGGTCTCCAGCCAGCTCCGCATCGCCGCCGGCCAAAGCCTGGGTGACCTCGGGCTGGCGCAGGAGTCGATCGCGGTGCACGGCGCGGCCGTGCAGTGCCGGATCACCACCGAGGACCCCGTCAACGGTTTCCGGCCCGACACCGGACGGATCAGCGCATACCGCACCCCGGGCGGCGCGGGCATCCGGCTGGACGACGGCACCCACCTGGGCGCCGACGTGTCGCCGCACTTCGATTCCATGCTGGTCAAATTGACCTGCCGCGGCGCCGATTTCCCGGCAGCGGTGCGCCGGGCGCGCCGCGCGGTCGCCGAGTTCCGCATCCGCGGCGTCACGACGAATACGCCGTTCCTGCAGGCGGTGCTGGACGACCCGGACTTCGTCGCGGGCCGGGCAACGACGTCGTTCATCGACGAGCGGCCGCAGTTGTTGACCGGGTACACCAGCGCCGACCGCGGCACCAAGATCCTGGACTATCTGGCCGACGTCACGGTCAACCAACCGCACGGACCCCGTCCTTCGACGGTCTACCCGCACGACAAGCTGCCGGGGCTGGATCTTTCGGCGCCGCCGGCCCCGGGTTCCAAACAGCGGCTGACGGCCCTCGGTCCGGACGGGTTCGCGCAGTGGCTGCGGGAGTCGAAGGCCGTCGGCGTCACCGACACGACGTTCCGCGACGCGCATCAATCGTTGCTGGCCACCAGGATTCGCACGACGGGCTTGGTAAAGGTGGCGCCCTACATCGCCCGGCTCACCCCGCAACTGCTGTCGGTGGAGTGCTGGGGCGGCGCGACCTACGACGTGGCGCTGCGGTTTTTGAAGGAAGATCCGTGGCAGCGGTTGGCGGAGCTCCGGGAAGCGATCCCGAACATCTGCCTGCAGATGTTGCTGCGCGGGCGCAACACGGTCGGCTACACCCCCTACCCGGAGATCGTCACCGCGGCCTTCGTCGACGAAGCCACCCGCACCGGCATCGACATCTTCCGAATCTTCGACGCACTGAACAACGTGGACTCGATGCGACCGGCCATCGACGCGGTCCGGGAGACGGGCACCGCGGTTGCCGAGGTTACGATGTCGTACACCGGCGATCTGAGCGACCCGCGCGAAAACCTTTACACCCTGGACTATTACCTGAAACTCGCCGAGCAGATCGTCACCGCGGGCGCGCATGTGCTGGCGATCAAGGACATGGCGGGCCTGTTGCGCGCACCCGCCGCCACGACGTTGGTGTCGGCACTGAAGTCCCGGTTCGACCTCCCGGTGCACGTCCACACCCACGACACCCCGGGTGGACAACTGGCGACGTATCTGGCCGCCTGGCAGGCCGGGGCTGACGCCGTCGACGGAGCGGCCGCGCCGATGGCAGGCACGACCAGCCAGCCCGCCCTGTCCTCGATCGTGGCGGCCGCCGCGCACAGCCGGTACGACACCGGGTTGTCGCTGACCGCGGTGTGCGACCTCGAGCCGTATTGGGAGGCGCTGCGAAAGGTGTACGCGCCGTTCGAATCCGGGCTGCCGGCTCCGACGGGCCGGGTGTACCACCACGAGATTCCGGGTGGCCAGCTGTCGAACCTGCGTCAGCAGGCGGTGGCGCTGGGACTCGGCGACCGGTTCGAAGACATCGAAAACGCCTATGCCGGGGCGGATTCCATCCTCGGGCATCTGGTGAAGGTGACGCCGTCGAGCAAGGTGGTCGGGGACCTGGCGCTGGCTCTGGTGGGCGCCGGTGTCACCGCGCAGGAGTTCGCCGCCGACCCGGCGCGCTTCGATGTGCCTGACTCGGTGGTCGGCTTTTTGCGGGGCGAACTCGGCGACCCGCCTGGGGGTTGGCCGGAACCCCTGCGCACCAGGGCGTTACGTGGACGCGGACCCGCCAAGTCCGAGCGGTCGCTGTCCGCCGCCGACGAGAGCGTGCTACGCACACCCGGGCCTGCCCGCCGGGCCGCGCTCAATCGGCTGCTGTTCCCCGGACCCACCGGCGAACTGCAGGCGCATCGCGAGAAGTATGGCGACACATCCCGGTTGAGCGCCAACCAATTCTTCTATGGACTGCGGTACGGAGAGGAACACCGCGTCAAGCTGGAACGCGGCGTGGAGTTGCTGATCGGCCTGGAGGCCGTCTCCGAGCCGGACGAACGCGGCATGCGCACCGTGATGTGCATCATCAACGGCCAACTGCGGCCGGTGCTGGTCCGCGACCGCAGCATGGCCGCGGAGGTGCCGACCGCCGAGAAGGCCGACCGGGCTGACCCCGGTCACATCTCCGCGCCCTTCGCCGGCGTCGTCACCGTCACCGTGGCGGTCGACGACGAGGTCGAAGACGGTCAGACCATCGGCACCATCGAAGCCATGAAAATGGAGGCAGCCGTGACCGCACCGAGGGCCGGAAAAGTCACGCGCGTGGCGGTATCCGGGACGGCTCAGGTCGAAGGTGGCGATCTGCTGGTGGTGCTGGGCGCGTGA
- a CDS encoding bifunctional 2-methylcitrate synthase/citrate synthase translates to MSTIEDQPRIFKGLAGVVADTTAISKVVPETNSLTYRGYPVQDLAARCSFEEVAYLLWHGELPNDGQLALFTQRERAHRRLDRSLLSLIAKQPDTCHPMDVVRTAISYLGAEDAQEDDSSAEANYVKSLRMYAVLPTIVAADMRRRRGLEPIAPHSHMNYAQNFLHMCFGDVPEKVIVDAFEQSMVLYAEHGFNASTFAARVVTSTQSDIYSAVTAAIGALKGPLHGGANEAVMHDMLEIGTADKAAEWLQGKISRKEKIMGFGHRVYKNGDSRVPTMKKALERVAAVRDGQRWLDIYNVLEQGVAAANGIKPNLDFPTGPAYYLMGFDIGCFTPIFVMSRITGWTAHIMEQTASNALIRPLSEYVGPPQRALT, encoded by the coding sequence ATGAGCACCATCGAAGACCAGCCGCGCATCTTCAAGGGGCTGGCCGGTGTCGTAGCCGACACCACGGCTATCTCGAAAGTGGTGCCGGAGACCAACTCGCTGACCTACCGCGGCTACCCGGTCCAGGACCTCGCCGCCCGGTGCAGCTTCGAGGAGGTGGCGTATCTGTTGTGGCACGGCGAGCTGCCGAACGACGGTCAGTTGGCCCTGTTCACGCAGCGGGAACGCGCGCACCGGCGGCTCGACCGGTCCCTGCTGTCACTGATCGCCAAGCAGCCCGACACCTGCCATCCGATGGACGTAGTGCGCACGGCGATCAGCTATCTCGGCGCCGAAGACGCCCAGGAGGACGACAGCAGCGCAGAAGCGAACTACGTCAAGTCGCTGCGGATGTACGCGGTGCTGCCGACCATCGTCGCGGCCGACATGCGCCGCCGGCGCGGCCTGGAACCCATTGCCCCGCACAGCCACATGAACTACGCGCAGAACTTCCTGCACATGTGCTTCGGGGACGTGCCGGAGAAGGTGATCGTGGATGCCTTCGAGCAGTCCATGGTGCTCTACGCCGAGCACGGCTTCAACGCCTCCACCTTCGCCGCACGCGTGGTCACGTCCACCCAGTCCGACATTTACAGCGCCGTCACGGCCGCGATCGGCGCGCTCAAGGGACCGCTGCACGGTGGCGCCAATGAGGCCGTGATGCACGACATGCTCGAGATCGGTACCGCGGACAAGGCTGCAGAGTGGTTGCAGGGCAAGATTTCCCGCAAAGAGAAGATCATGGGCTTCGGCCACCGGGTGTACAAGAACGGTGACTCGCGGGTACCGACCATGAAGAAAGCTCTGGAGCGGGTCGCGGCAGTGCGCGACGGCCAGCGTTGGCTCGACATCTACAACGTCCTCGAACAGGGCGTGGCGGCCGCCAATGGCATCAAGCCGAATCTGGACTTTCCGACCGGCCCGGCGTACTACCTGATGGGATTCGACATCGGCTGCTTCACACCGATTTTCGTGATGAGCAGAATCACCGGCTGGACCGCCCACATCATGGAACAGACCGCCTCGAATGCATTGATCCGTCCGCTCAGCGAGTATGTCGGACCGCCACAACGCGCGCTGACGTGA
- the prpB gene encoding methylisocitrate lyase: MSGLMHSAVAASDKRSRLRTALGSGRLQRLPGAFSPLVAKLVAELGFDGVYVSGAVLSADLGLPDIGLTTLTEVSARGAQIANATDLPTLIDADTGFGEPMSAARTVAVLEDAGLAGCHLEDQVNPKRCGHLDGKAVVPVGEMVKRLRAAVAARRDPNFIVCARTDAAGIEGVPAAIDRAKAYADAGADLIFTEALSTTAEFEKFRAAVDTPLLANMTEFGKSQLLTARQLADIGYNVVIYPVTTLRLAMHAVEAGLREIAGTGTQSGLLDRMQHRSRLYELLRYADYNQFDSDIYNFALEGVTP, translated from the coding sequence ATGAGCGGGCTCATGCACAGTGCGGTGGCGGCCTCCGACAAGCGGTCACGACTGCGCACCGCGCTGGGAAGCGGCCGCCTGCAACGTCTTCCGGGTGCTTTCTCACCGCTGGTGGCGAAGCTGGTCGCCGAACTGGGGTTCGACGGAGTGTATGTATCCGGAGCCGTGCTCTCCGCGGATCTGGGCCTGCCGGACATCGGCCTGACCACGCTGACCGAGGTCAGCGCCCGCGGCGCGCAGATCGCGAACGCCACCGACCTGCCCACCCTGATCGACGCCGACACCGGCTTCGGCGAGCCGATGAGCGCCGCGCGCACCGTCGCTGTCCTCGAAGACGCGGGACTGGCCGGGTGTCATCTGGAAGACCAGGTCAACCCGAAACGCTGCGGCCACCTCGACGGCAAGGCCGTGGTGCCGGTCGGCGAGATGGTCAAACGGCTGCGGGCCGCGGTCGCGGCGCGTCGCGACCCGAATTTCATTGTCTGCGCCCGCACTGACGCCGCCGGCATCGAAGGTGTGCCCGCGGCCATCGACCGCGCCAAGGCCTACGCGGACGCCGGCGCCGACCTGATCTTCACTGAAGCACTCTCGACCACAGCCGAATTCGAGAAATTCCGCGCCGCGGTCGATACCCCGCTGCTGGCCAACATGACCGAGTTCGGGAAGTCGCAGCTGCTGACCGCGCGCCAGCTCGCCGACATCGGCTACAACGTGGTGATCTATCCGGTGACCACGCTGCGGCTGGCGATGCACGCGGTTGAGGCCGGACTCCGTGAAATCGCGGGCACCGGAACGCAATCCGGCCTGCTGGACCGGATGCAGCACCGCAGTCGCCTGTACGAGCTGCTGCGCTACGCCGACTACAACCAATTCGATTCCGACATCTATAACTTCGCCCTCGAAGGAGTCACACCATGA
- the prpD gene encoding 2-methylcitrate dehydratase PrpD yields the protein MRIHDVGTRRSADDFPRREHLAAKFAEVAVDPVAVPADTEAMIINRIIDNAAVSAASVIRRPVATARAQALAHPVAANGAKVFGVEGRYSPEWAAWANGVAVRELDFHDTFLAADYSHPGDNIPPLVAVAQHLGVGGADLIRGLATAYEIQIDLVKGICLHEHKIDHVAHLGPSVAAGLGTMLRLDQETIYQAIGQALHLTTSTRQSRKGLISSWKAFAPAWAGKVAIEAVDRAMRGEGAPAPIWEGEDGVIAWLLSGPEHTYQVPLPEPGEPKRAILDSYTKEHSAEYQSQALIDLARRLRERIGDLEQVATIVLHTSHHTHYVIGTGANDPQKMDPDASRETLDHSVMYIFAVALQDGAWHHERSYAPERAHRPDTVDLWHKISTREDPEWTRRYHSDDPAEKAFGARAEVTLRSGEVIVDEIGVADAHPLGARPFERKQYVSKFTELAAGVIDDDEQHRFLSVVEGLPELPAGGLGALNPLVNPVVLDKAPTIRPGIFG from the coding sequence ATGCGTATCCACGACGTCGGGACGCGGCGCAGCGCCGACGACTTCCCCCGCCGCGAACACCTGGCCGCCAAGTTCGCCGAGGTCGCGGTCGACCCGGTGGCCGTACCGGCGGATACCGAAGCCATGATCATCAACCGCATCATCGACAACGCTGCCGTCTCGGCGGCCTCGGTGATTAGGCGGCCGGTCGCCACCGCGCGGGCACAGGCACTCGCGCATCCCGTTGCGGCCAACGGCGCCAAAGTCTTCGGCGTCGAGGGCAGGTACTCCCCGGAGTGGGCCGCCTGGGCCAACGGCGTGGCGGTGCGCGAATTGGACTTCCACGACACGTTTCTGGCCGCCGACTATTCCCATCCCGGGGACAACATTCCGCCCTTGGTAGCGGTCGCCCAGCACCTCGGCGTCGGCGGAGCCGACCTGATCCGCGGCCTGGCCACCGCCTACGAGATCCAGATCGACCTGGTCAAGGGAATCTGCTTGCACGAGCACAAGATCGACCACGTCGCGCACCTCGGCCCGTCGGTGGCCGCCGGTCTGGGGACGATGCTGCGGCTGGATCAGGAGACCATCTACCAGGCCATCGGCCAGGCGCTGCACCTGACGACGTCCACCCGGCAGTCCCGCAAGGGCCTGATCTCGAGTTGGAAGGCGTTCGCCCCCGCCTGGGCCGGCAAGGTGGCGATCGAAGCCGTCGACCGGGCCATGCGCGGCGAAGGTGCCCCGGCACCCATCTGGGAGGGTGAGGACGGGGTGATCGCCTGGCTGCTGTCGGGTCCCGAGCACACCTACCAGGTGCCGCTGCCCGAGCCCGGCGAGCCGAAGCGCGCGATCCTGGACAGCTACACCAAAGAACACTCCGCCGAGTACCAGAGCCAGGCGCTGATCGATCTGGCCCGGCGGTTGCGGGAGCGGATCGGCGACCTCGAGCAGGTGGCGACGATCGTCTTGCACACCAGCCACCACACCCACTACGTCATCGGCACCGGGGCCAACGACCCGCAGAAGATGGACCCCGACGCGTCGCGCGAAACGCTGGACCACTCGGTCATGTACATCTTCGCGGTGGCGTTGCAGGACGGCGCGTGGCACCACGAACGGTCCTACGCGCCGGAACGTGCGCACCGGCCCGACACCGTCGACCTGTGGCACAAGATCTCCACCCGCGAAGATCCCGAATGGACCCGCCGCTACCACTCGGACGATCCGGCGGAGAAGGCGTTCGGCGCCCGCGCCGAAGTCACGCTGCGCAGCGGCGAGGTGATCGTCGACGAGATCGGTGTGGCTGATGCGCACCCGTTGGGCGCCAGGCCTTTTGAGCGCAAGCAGTACGTGTCGAAGTTCACCGAACTGGCCGCCGGTGTGATCGACGACGACGAGCAGCACCGGTTCCTGTCGGTGGTCGAGGGCCTGCCCGAACTGCCGGCCGGCGGCCTCGGCGCACTGAACCCGCTCGTCAACCCGGTGGTGCTGGACAAGGCGCCGACCATCCGGCCGGGGATCTTCGGATGA
- a CDS encoding short-chain fatty acyl-CoA regulator family protein, which yields MSRVAKTFAGARLRRLREEHGLTQVALARALGLSTSYVNQMENDQRPITVPVLLTLTDRFDLPTQYFAPESDARLISDLSEVLAEGPATAAQIEELVARMPAVGQTLVSLHRRLHDATSDLEALHGRANVELPASAQQPMPFEEVRDFFYDRKNYIAELDLAAERLFDENRLRIGGLDGQLASLLRDRLGVTVVLDDGEVLSANTKRLFRPESQTVHVARWLHPGQRAFQLATQIALLTQDSLISGIIAADDQLSDDARGVARIGLANYFAGALLLPYRRFLEAAERARYDIDQLARRFEVGFETICHRLSTLQRPHARGVPFIFVRADSAGNISKRQSATAFHFSRVGGNCPLWVVHHAFSRPGQFLTQVAQMPDGRAYFWVARTTATEPSHYLGPDKSFAVGLGCDVAHAEKLVYSVGIDLADAEATVPIGAGCRICDRRACSQRAFPYLASPVHVDPHLSTDLPYPPVTTGHAAES from the coding sequence GTGTCCAGGGTGGCGAAGACCTTCGCTGGTGCGCGGCTGCGGCGGTTACGCGAAGAACACGGGCTGACCCAGGTGGCACTGGCACGTGCCCTGGGGCTGTCGACCAGCTACGTCAACCAGATGGAAAACGACCAGCGCCCGATCACCGTCCCGGTGCTGCTGACACTCACCGATCGTTTCGACCTGCCCACCCAATACTTCGCTCCGGAGTCCGATGCGCGGCTGATCTCCGATTTGAGCGAGGTGCTGGCCGAGGGACCTGCCACCGCCGCGCAGATCGAAGAACTCGTCGCGCGGATGCCGGCGGTGGGTCAGACGCTGGTCAGCCTGCACCGGCGGCTGCATGACGCCACCAGCGATCTGGAGGCCTTGCATGGTCGCGCCAATGTCGAGTTGCCGGCATCGGCGCAACAGCCGATGCCCTTCGAAGAGGTCCGGGACTTCTTCTACGACCGCAAGAACTACATTGCCGAACTCGACCTGGCCGCCGAGCGGTTGTTCGACGAAAACCGACTCCGCATAGGGGGACTCGACGGTCAACTCGCGTCGCTGCTCAGAGACAGACTCGGCGTGACCGTCGTCCTCGACGACGGGGAGGTGCTGAGCGCCAACACCAAACGGCTTTTCCGTCCCGAATCCCAGACCGTGCATGTAGCGCGCTGGCTGCATCCCGGGCAGCGTGCTTTCCAGCTGGCAACCCAGATCGCGCTGCTCACGCAGGATTCGTTGATCAGCGGGATCATCGCGGCCGACGATCAACTCAGTGACGACGCCCGCGGCGTGGCCCGCATCGGTCTGGCCAACTACTTCGCCGGGGCACTGTTGTTGCCGTACCGGCGATTTCTCGAGGCGGCCGAACGGGCGCGCTACGACATCGACCAACTGGCAAGGCGATTCGAGGTCGGCTTCGAGACCATCTGCCATCGGCTCTCCACGCTGCAACGCCCCCACGCTCGCGGTGTGCCGTTCATCTTCGTCCGCGCCGACAGCGCCGGCAACATATCAAAGCGACAGTCCGCCACAGCTTTTCACTTCTCGCGGGTAGGCGGGAACTGTCCGCTGTGGGTTGTTCACCACGCGTTTTCGCGGCCCGGTCAGTTTCTGACGCAGGTGGCTCAGATGCCGGACGGGCGCGCCTATTTCTGGGTCGCCCGCACTACGGCCACCGAACCGAGTCATTACCTGGGACCGGACAAGAGTTTTGCCGTCGGACTCGGCTGCGATGTGGCCCACGCCGAAAAGTTGGTCTACTCCGTGGGAATCGATCTGGCCGACGCCGAGGCGACGGTTCCGATCGGCGCGGGGTGCCGGATCTGTGACCGGCGGGCCTGCTCGCAGCGGGCCTTCCCTTACCTGGCCTCTCCGGTGCACGTCGACCCGCACCTGAGCACTGACCTCCCGTACCCGCCCGTGACCACCGGTCATGCCGCCGAAAGCTGA